One genomic segment of Vulpes lagopus strain Blue_001 chromosome 9, ASM1834538v1, whole genome shotgun sequence includes these proteins:
- the CRISPLD1 gene encoding cysteine-rich secretory protein LCCL domain-containing 1 isoform X2: protein MNMNATHIVHSDVPVLCVLIIHRGNWWGHAPYKHGRPCSACPPSFGGGCRENLCYKEGSDRYYPPREEETNEIERQQSQVRDTHVRTRADDSNRNEVISTQQMSQIVSCEVRLRDQCKGTTCNRYECPAGCLDSKAKVIGSVHYEMQSSICRAAIHYGIIDNDGGWVDITRQGRKHYFIKSNRNGVQTIGKYQSANSFTVSKVTVQAITCETTVEQLCPFHKPASHCPRVYCPRNCMQANPHYARVIGTRVYSDLSSICRAAVHAGVVRNHGGYVDVMPVDKRKTYTASFQNGIFSESLQNPPGGKAFRVFAVV from the exons ATGAACATGAATGCAACCCATATTGTCCATTCAGATGTTCCGGTCCTGTGTGTACTCATTATACACAG GGGGAACTGGTGGGGCCATGCTCCCTATAAACATGGACGTCCGTGTTCTGCTTGCCCACCCAGTTTTGGAGGTGGCTGTCGAGAAAATCTGTGCTACAAAG AAGGCTCAGACAGATACTACCCTCCTcgagaagaagaaacaaatgaaattgaaCGGCAACAGTCCCAAGTCCGTGACACCCACGTTCGGACAAGAGCAGACGATAGTAACAGAAATGAAGTCATAAGCACACAGCAAATGT ccCAGATTGTTTCTTGTGAAGTAAGATTAAGAGATCAGTGCAAAGGAACAACCTGCAATAG ATATGAATGCCCTGCTGGCTGTTTGGATAGTAAAGCTAAAGTTATTGGCAGTGTACATTATGAAATG caATCCAGCATCTGTAGAGCTGCAATTCATTATGGTATAATAGACAATGATGGTGGTTGGGTAGATATCACTAGACaaggaagaaaacattatttcatcAAATCCAACAGAAATGGTGTTCAAACAATTGG cAAATATCAGTCTGCTAATTCCTTCACAGTCTCTAAAGTAACAG TCCAGGCTATCACTTGTGAAACAACTGTGGAACAGCTCTGTCCGTTTCATAAGCCTGCTTCACATTGTCCAAG agtctACTGTCCTCGTAACTGTATGCAGGCAAATCCACATTATGCTCGTGTAATTGGAACTAGAGTTTATTCTGAT CTGTCCAGTATCTGCAGAGCAGCAGTACATGCTGGGGTGGTTCGAAATCATGGTGGTTATGTTGACGTCATGCCTGTGGACAAAAGAAAGACTTACACTGCTTCTTTTCAGAATGGAATCTTCTCagaaag TTTACAGAATCCTCCAGGAGGAAAGGCATTCAGAGTATTTGCTGTTGTGTGA